A single region of the Accipiter gentilis chromosome 6, bAccGen1.1, whole genome shotgun sequence genome encodes:
- the ACTRT3 gene encoding LOW QUALITY PROTEIN: actin-related protein T3 (The sequence of the model RefSeq protein was modified relative to this genomic sequence to represent the inferred CDS: inserted 4 bases in 4 codons; deleted 2 bases in 1 codon) — MKCFFLMSFTWDIPRQTTFTKGRCWCCHGDRGGKVLIQCRCILSDSCRYPKEHGIVTSWGDREAVGKNVYDNDLKMKSSEQTVILTEAPLNPLVNREKTAELFPEHAEVPALCVCPGCVRTLXASGLSTGCVMDSGYGVTHSVPIFEGYCLPCGILQLDLDSCDLTGHLTWILKESSTSQVTTAEELLVXYMCLSLEEEMAKNPSEVEKTYHLPGGHEMTVQNQRFRCPETLFHLPNVGIESPGTDKLCSNSIMNDSSSGCWHKDLXSAPVLSGDFCLFPGIAECLNKEIICMVPGGVKVKVSPPLNRKFSVWREGXLASLSAFQPMQITVTEYRGAEPNMVHRKCF, encoded by the exons ATGAAGTGCTTTTTCCTAATGTCCTTTACCTGGGATATCCCCAGACAGACTACCTTCACCAAGGGGAGATGCTGGTGTTGCCATGGAGACCGGGGTGGAAAAGTACTCATCCAGTGCCGCTGTATTTTGTCTGACTCCTGTAGGTACCCAAAAGAGCATGGGATTGTCACGTCCTGGGGAGATAGGGAGGCTGTGGGGAAGAATGTCTATGACAATGACCTGAAGATGAAAAGTAGTGAGCAGACAGTGATTCTGACTGAGGCACCGCTGAACCCACTGgttaacagagaaaaaacagcAGAGCTCTTCCCCGAGCACGCTGAGGTACcagctctgtgtgtctgtccAGGCTGTGTTCGCACTC GTGCTTCAGGTCTCAGCACAGGCTGTGTGATGGACTCTGGTTACGGTGTCACCCACAGCGTTCCAATCTTTGAAGGCTACTGCTTGCCCTGTGGTATTCTCCAGCTTGACCTGGACAGCTGTGATCTTACAGGGCACCTAACATGGATTCTGAAAGAAAGCAGCACTTCACAAGTCACCACAGCTGAGGAGCTGCTTG CATACATGTGCCTAAGCCTTGAGGAAGAGATGGCTAAGAATCCTAGTGAGGTGGAAAAAACTTACCACCTTCCTGGTGGCCACGAAATGACGGTTCAGAATCAAAGGTTTCGTTGTCCTGAAACCCTCTTTCATCTTCCTAATGTTGGCATAGAGTCACCAGGGACTGACAAGCTGTGCTCCAATTCTATCATGAATGACTCATCATCAGGATGTTGGCATAAGGACT CTTCCGCTCCAGTCCTTTCTGGTGATTTCTGCCTCTTCCCTGGAATT GCTGAATGCTTAAACAAGGAGATCATCTGCATGGTCCCAGGTGGTGTTAAGGTGAAAGTCAGTCCTCCTCTTAATAGGAAGTTTTCAGTTTGGAGAGAAG TCCTTGCTTCCCTGAGCGCCTTCCAGCCGATGCAGATTACTGTGACAGAGTACAGGGGGGCTGAGCCTAACATGGTgcacagaaaatgtttctaa